In the Desertifilum tharense IPPAS B-1220 genome, one interval contains:
- a CDS encoding GNAT family N-acetyltransferase, with protein sequence MGFWKSLFSGSDTPAASSPSQTQEYFAAVDVGNDISSGSRIFFSTDRDIDLYELEELCDAVGWSRRPLRKVKKAIQHSFLVISMWEVRGNNQRRLIGFARATSDHAFNATLWDVVVHPAFQGKGLGKALMKHTIKKLRSEDISNITLFADPHVVDFYHNLGFISDPEGIKGMFWYPN encoded by the coding sequence ATGGGTTTTTGGAAAAGCTTGTTTAGCGGTTCTGATACTCCCGCTGCCTCCAGTCCATCACAAACACAGGAGTATTTTGCTGCTGTAGATGTGGGCAATGACATCAGCAGTGGATCGCGAATCTTTTTTAGCACGGATCGGGACATTGATCTCTACGAACTTGAGGAATTGTGTGACGCTGTAGGGTGGTCTCGCCGTCCACTGCGTAAAGTCAAAAAAGCAATTCAGCATAGCTTCCTCGTCATTTCCATGTGGGAAGTTCGAGGAAACAACCAACGCCGTTTAATCGGCTTTGCGAGAGCGACTTCTGACCACGCCTTCAATGCTACCCTGTGGGATGTGGTGGTTCACCCGGCTTTCCAAGGTAAAGGCCTCGGTAAAGCACTGATGAAGCACACGATTAAAAAACTACGCAGCGAGGATATTAGCAACATTACCCTATTTGCCGATCCTCATGTCGTCGATTTTTACCACAATCTAGGTTTTATCTCCGATCCGGAAGGGATTAAAGGAATGTTTTGGTACCCTAACTAG
- a CDS encoding type II toxin-antitoxin system ParD family antitoxin produces MKVTLKPEQEQFIQSQIERGIFANPEQAIEAALRLLEEQSISYEQWLEETRAEVEVGLTQLKQGQKFPLEVAFEQLQQKLDKLREGQ; encoded by the coding sequence ATGAAGGTTACGCTCAAGCCAGAACAAGAGCAATTTATCCAATCTCAAATTGAACGAGGAATTTTTGCTAATCCAGAACAAGCTATAGAGGCAGCTTTACGCTTGTTAGAAGAACAAAGCATAAGCTATGAGCAATGGCTAGAGGAAACTCGCGCAGAAGTAGAGGTCGGGCTGACCCAGTTAAAACAAGGTCAAAAATTTCCTCTTGAAGTTGCGTTTGAACAACTCCAGCAAAAGCTAGACAAATTACGTGAAGGGCAATAG
- a CDS encoding Uma2 family endonuclease: MLTLDLRQNLELTDDQFEKICQANQNLKFERTATGELIILSLTGGETGERNASLTGQLWLWNRQSKSGHAFDSSTGFRLPNGAIRSPDAAWISQERWQGLTAQQRRKLVPICPDFIVELCSPSDNLEDVQLKMQEFLENGIKLGWLIDPETKTLEIYRPNQEREILHHPTTLSEEDLLPGFSLDLSDILAD; this comes from the coding sequence ATGCTGACTTTAGACCTCCGTCAAAACCTTGAGTTAACCGATGACCAATTTGAGAAAATTTGTCAGGCGAACCAAAACTTAAAATTTGAGCGTACTGCTACGGGAGAATTGATTATTCTGTCTCTCACGGGAGGCGAGACAGGCGAACGCAATGCCAGTTTAACAGGACAATTGTGGCTATGGAATCGGCAGTCAAAATCAGGTCACGCGTTTGATTCTTCAACAGGTTTTCGGCTTCCGAATGGGGCAATTCGTTCTCCCGATGCAGCTTGGATAAGTCAAGAAAGATGGCAGGGACTCACCGCACAACAAAGAAGAAAACTAGTCCCGATTTGTCCTGATTTTATCGTAGAACTTTGTTCTCCTAGCGATAATTTGGAAGATGTTCAATTGAAAATGCAGGAGTTTTTAGAAAATGGGATTAAATTGGGTTGGTTAATCGATCCGGAAACCAAAACACTAGAAATTTATCGACCGAATCAAGAAAGAGAGATATTACATCATCCTACCACCCTCTCGGAAGAAGATTTATTGCCAGGATTTAGTTTAGATTTATCGGATATCTTAGCAGATTGA
- a CDS encoding alpha/beta fold hydrolase, whose product MATIDILGVPHAYDLTPSTASPHALVFIHGWLLSRGYWQPVIERLAGDYQCLSYDLRGFGGSLLCSSTALGGASPYLEQAISGGYTPKAYAKDLMLLLEQLGIDNAWLVGHSLGGSIALWGAALMPECVRGVVCVNAGGGIYLKEEFERFRAAGQQLLKRRPRWLCQLPLIDLLFMRANVVRPIERAWARQRIIDFVVAHPEAALGALLDSTTEEEVHHLPQLVSKLDQPVYFIAGDKDTVMNPKYVRHLASFHRLFQEGNDIVVEIPNCGHLSMVEYPEIVEREIRQILSSCSPTDG is encoded by the coding sequence ATGGCTACCATAGACATTCTGGGCGTTCCTCACGCTTACGACCTAACGCCTTCTACGGCATCTCCCCACGCGCTGGTTTTTATTCACGGCTGGCTGCTGAGTCGAGGTTATTGGCAACCTGTGATTGAGCGACTGGCTGGCGATTATCAATGTTTGTCTTATGATTTGCGAGGATTTGGCGGTTCTCTCTTATGTTCCTCTACTGCTCTAGGGGGGGCGTCCCCTTACCTAGAACAGGCAATATCTGGCGGTTATACTCCAAAAGCCTATGCGAAGGATTTAATGCTGCTCCTCGAACAGCTAGGAATTGATAACGCCTGGTTAGTCGGTCACTCTTTGGGGGGAAGTATTGCCCTCTGGGGGGCGGCGTTAATGCCCGAATGCGTGCGCGGGGTGGTGTGCGTGAATGCGGGAGGGGGAATTTACCTTAAAGAGGAGTTTGAGCGCTTCCGGGCGGCAGGACAGCAGCTTTTGAAGCGGCGTCCGCGCTGGCTGTGTCAGTTGCCTTTGATTGATTTATTGTTTATGCGGGCTAATGTGGTGCGTCCCATTGAACGCGCTTGGGCCCGCCAGCGGATTATTGATTTTGTGGTGGCGCATCCGGAGGCGGCGCTGGGGGCATTGTTAGATTCAACTACGGAGGAGGAAGTTCATCACTTACCGCAGTTGGTGTCTAAGTTAGATCAACCCGTTTATTTTATTGCGGGCGATAAGGATACGGTGATGAATCCGAAGTATGTCCGGCATTTGGCAAGCTTTCACCGCCTGTTTCAGGAGGGGAATGATATTGTGGTTGAAATTCCCAATTGCGGGCATTTGTCGATGGTGGAATACCCGGAAATTGTGGAACGGGAAATTCGGCAGATTTTGAGTAGTTGCAGCCCAACGGATGGCTAA
- the dxs gene encoding 1-deoxy-D-xylulose-5-phosphate synthase, which produces MHLSELTHPNQLHGLSVNQLQQIARQIREKHLQTVATSGGHLGPGLGVVELTIALYQTLDLDRDKVIWDVGHQAYPHKLLTGRYNQFHTLRQRDGVAGYLKRCESQFDHFGAGHASTSISAALGMAIARDLQGENYKVAAIIGDGALTGGMALEAINHAGHLPKTNLLVILNDNEMSISPNVGAIPRYLNKIRLSPPMQFISDNLEEQFKHLPFVGEALTPEMERMKEGMKRLAVPKVGAVIEELGFTYMGPVDGHDLEELIATFKQAHKIPGPVLVHVATVKGKGYEVAEKDRVGYHAQNPFNLATGKAIPSSKPKPPSYSKVFAHTLVKLAENDPRIVGITAAMATGTGLDKLQQKLPKQYIDVGIAEQHAVTLAAGLACEGMRPVAAIYSTFLQRGFDQIVHDVCIQNLPVFFCLDRAGIVGADGPTHQGMYDIAYLRCLPNMVLMAPKDEGELQRMVATGIDYTDGPIAMRYPRGNGYGVPLMEEGWEPLEIGKGEILRNGDDVLLVAYGSMVHPALQTAETLSEHGIQATVVNARFAKPLDTELILPLAQRIGKVVTLEEGCLMGGFGSAVVEAIMDAEITASVKRIGVPDILVDHAKPDESFASLRLTPPQMAETVRNHFFSKQPSVVS; this is translated from the coding sequence ATGCACTTAAGCGAACTGACCCATCCCAATCAGTTGCACGGTTTATCGGTTAATCAACTTCAGCAAATTGCTAGACAAATTCGCGAAAAGCACTTGCAAACTGTGGCGACTAGCGGAGGTCATCTCGGTCCGGGACTGGGTGTGGTCGAACTCACGATTGCACTCTATCAAACCTTAGACCTAGACCGAGATAAAGTGATCTGGGATGTGGGACACCAGGCCTATCCTCACAAATTGCTGACAGGACGGTATAACCAATTCCACACCCTGCGGCAGAGAGATGGGGTTGCAGGCTATCTAAAACGTTGTGAAAGTCAATTTGACCATTTTGGGGCAGGACACGCTTCTACGAGTATATCGGCTGCTTTAGGGATGGCGATCGCCCGCGACCTCCAGGGCGAAAACTACAAAGTCGCCGCCATCATCGGCGATGGGGCCCTCACTGGGGGCATGGCCTTAGAAGCCATCAACCACGCCGGACATCTCCCCAAAACCAACCTTCTCGTTATCCTCAATGACAACGAGATGTCCATTTCTCCCAACGTTGGGGCAATTCCGCGTTACCTCAACAAAATCCGCCTCAGCCCCCCGATGCAGTTTATCTCCGACAACCTAGAGGAACAATTCAAACATCTCCCCTTTGTTGGCGAAGCCCTTACCCCAGAAATGGAACGGATGAAAGAAGGGATGAAACGCCTCGCCGTTCCTAAAGTGGGTGCAGTCATCGAAGAATTGGGCTTTACGTATATGGGCCCTGTAGACGGCCATGACCTCGAAGAACTCATCGCCACCTTTAAACAAGCCCACAAAATTCCAGGCCCCGTTTTGGTTCACGTCGCCACCGTCAAAGGCAAAGGGTACGAGGTTGCAGAAAAAGACCGCGTTGGCTATCACGCCCAAAACCCCTTCAACCTGGCGACGGGGAAAGCCATTCCCTCTAGCAAACCCAAACCCCCCTCCTATTCCAAAGTCTTCGCCCATACCTTAGTTAAACTGGCAGAAAATGACCCGCGCATTGTTGGCATTACCGCAGCAATGGCCACCGGAACTGGGTTAGACAAGTTGCAACAGAAACTCCCCAAACAATACATTGATGTGGGTATTGCCGAACAACACGCCGTCACCCTCGCCGCCGGGTTAGCTTGTGAAGGAATGCGCCCCGTTGCTGCCATTTATTCCACCTTCCTGCAACGCGGTTTTGACCAAATTGTTCACGATGTCTGCATCCAAAATCTTCCCGTGTTTTTCTGTTTAGACCGGGCGGGAATTGTCGGTGCAGATGGCCCGACTCACCAAGGGATGTATGATATTGCCTATCTGCGCTGTTTGCCCAATATGGTGTTAATGGCACCCAAGGACGAGGGCGAACTGCAACGCATGGTGGCGACGGGAATTGATTATACCGATGGCCCCATTGCCATGCGCTATCCTCGCGGTAATGGTTATGGCGTTCCCCTGATGGAAGAAGGTTGGGAACCGTTGGAAATTGGTAAAGGCGAAATTCTCCGCAATGGCGATGATGTGCTGTTAGTGGCCTACGGTTCGATGGTGCATCCCGCTTTACAAACGGCGGAAACTCTAAGCGAACATGGAATTCAAGCGACTGTGGTGAATGCCCGTTTTGCGAAACCCTTGGATACTGAGTTAATTCTGCCTTTGGCGCAACGGATTGGCAAGGTGGTGACGCTAGAAGAAGGCTGCTTAATGGGCGGTTTTGGTTCGGCGGTTGTGGAAGCCATTATGGATGCGGAAATTACGGCGTCTGTGAAGCGCATTGGCGTTCCCGATATTTTGGTAGACCATGCGAAGCCGGATGAGTCGTTTGCAAGTTTGCGCTTAACGCCTCCCCAAATGGCGGAAACGGTACGAAATCATTTCTTTAGCAAGCAACCCTCTGTGGTGAGTTAG
- a CDS encoding type II toxin-antitoxin system RelE/ParE family toxin, translating to MSQNFISSEALADLEEIFDYFAARSVEAGENFASGFQKKCQHLTQFPNLGRSYTELKPNLRGVPLMGYIIFYQVVDGGVEIVRVLSAYRDLKSLFH from the coding sequence GTGAGTCAAAATTTTATTTCTTCAGAAGCATTAGCCGATCTAGAAGAAATTTTTGATTATTTTGCTGCTAGAAGTGTGGAAGCTGGCGAAAACTTTGCGAGTGGATTTCAAAAAAAGTGTCAGCATTTAACTCAGTTTCCTAATTTAGGACGCAGCTATACTGAATTGAAACCCAACTTACGGGGAGTTCCACTGATGGGCTATATCATTTTCTATCAAGTGGTTGATGGAGGAGTAGAAATTGTGCGGGTACTCAGTGCCTATCGAGATTTGAAATCTTTATTTCACTAG
- the ftsH gene encoding ATP-dependent zinc metalloprotease FtsH translates to MGQTHLQKAKTKTAMKQSPLRKAQSFLLPFAFCLLTTFGSIQARPVVAQTRQEMTYTQLIERVEAGEVVRVEIDPAQKIARVRLDGQQNSDPLTEVRLFDNNPELIEALRDNRVDFEVQPTADNTTIVGVMANLFIILLLIGGLMMILRRSSQATGQAMSFGKSKARFQMEAKTGVMFNDVAGIEEAKEELQEVVTFLKKPERFTAIGAKIPKGVLLIGPPGTGKTLMAKAIAGEAGVPFFSISGSEFVEMFVGVGASRVRDLFKKAKENAPCLIFIDEIDAVGRQRGAGIGGGNDEREQTLNQLLTEMDGFEGNTGIIIIAATNRPDVLDSALLRPGRFDRQVTVDLPTYKGRLGILEVHARNKKFASDVSLEAIAQRTPGFSGADLANLLNEAAILTARRRKNAIGQLEIDDAIDRITIGLSLTPLLDSKKKRLLAYHEIGHALLATLLKNADPLNKVTIIPRSGGVGGFAQQVFNEEMVDSGLYSRAWLVDRLTIALGGRAAEAEVFGDAEITSGASSDIRYVADLAREMVTRYGMSDLGPLALESQGNEVFLGRDLMTRSEYSEEVATQIDRQVRELSTRCYNLARQLLRENRALVDRLVDVLLDQETIEGEQFRQIVTEYIELPQINLAKSH, encoded by the coding sequence ATGGGTCAAACACATCTCCAGAAGGCAAAAACGAAGACTGCGATGAAACAGAGTCCCCTCCGTAAAGCACAATCCTTTTTACTGCCCTTTGCGTTTTGCCTTCTGACCACCTTTGGCAGCATACAGGCCCGTCCAGTTGTCGCCCAAACCCGCCAAGAGATGACTTATACGCAACTCATTGAACGGGTAGAAGCCGGGGAAGTGGTGCGCGTTGAAATTGACCCCGCCCAAAAAATTGCCCGCGTCAGGCTTGACGGACAGCAAAACAGCGATCCCCTCACCGAAGTCCGGCTGTTTGATAACAACCCAGAACTGATTGAAGCCCTACGCGATAACCGGGTCGATTTTGAAGTTCAACCCACCGCCGATAACACTACGATTGTGGGCGTGATGGCCAACCTCTTCATCATTCTGCTGCTGATTGGCGGACTGATGATGATTTTGCGCCGTTCTTCCCAAGCCACCGGACAGGCGATGAGTTTTGGTAAATCCAAAGCGCGGTTCCAAATGGAAGCCAAAACGGGCGTGATGTTTAACGATGTCGCCGGGATCGAAGAAGCCAAAGAAGAACTCCAAGAAGTCGTCACCTTCCTCAAGAAACCCGAACGGTTTACCGCAATTGGGGCTAAGATTCCCAAAGGCGTCCTCCTAATTGGTCCGCCGGGAACCGGGAAGACCTTAATGGCGAAAGCGATCGCCGGCGAGGCTGGGGTTCCCTTCTTCAGCATCTCCGGGTCGGAATTCGTGGAAATGTTTGTGGGGGTTGGGGCCTCGCGCGTCCGCGACTTGTTTAAAAAAGCCAAAGAAAACGCCCCTTGTCTAATCTTTATCGATGAAATTGATGCCGTCGGTCGCCAGCGGGGGGCCGGAATTGGCGGTGGGAACGACGAACGCGAACAAACCCTCAACCAACTGCTGACGGAAATGGACGGGTTTGAGGGCAACACGGGAATTATCATTATTGCAGCGACCAACCGCCCCGACGTTCTCGACTCCGCCCTATTGCGTCCGGGTCGCTTTGACCGTCAAGTCACGGTCGATTTACCCACCTATAAGGGGCGTTTGGGGATTTTAGAAGTTCATGCCCGCAATAAGAAATTTGCTTCTGATGTCTCCCTAGAAGCGATCGCCCAAAGAACCCCCGGCTTTTCCGGTGCAGACTTAGCCAACCTCCTCAACGAGGCCGCCATCCTCACCGCCAGACGCCGCAAGAACGCCATCGGTCAGCTTGAAATTGACGACGCCATCGATCGGATTACCATTGGTCTATCCCTCACCCCCTTACTCGATAGCAAGAAGAAGCGACTGCTGGCTTATCATGAAATCGGTCACGCCCTCCTCGCAACCCTGTTAAAGAACGCCGATCCCCTGAATAAAGTCACGATCATTCCCCGTTCCGGTGGCGTCGGTGGCTTTGCCCAACAGGTGTTTAACGAAGAAATGGTTGATAGCGGCTTATACAGTCGCGCCTGGTTAGTAGACCGCCTCACGATCGCGTTAGGCGGACGCGCCGCCGAAGCCGAAGTCTTTGGCGATGCCGAAATTACCAGCGGGGCCTCCTCTGATATCCGCTATGTGGCTGACTTAGCCCGCGAAATGGTGACCCGCTACGGCATGTCTGACTTAGGGCCGCTGGCGTTAGAATCCCAAGGCAATGAGGTCTTTTTAGGGCGAGATTTAATGACGCGATCGGAATATTCCGAAGAAGTCGCTACCCAAATTGACCGCCAAGTCCGAGAACTCTCCACCCGCTGCTATAACCTGGCGCGCCAACTGCTGCGCGAAAACCGGGCTTTAGTCGATCGCTTGGTGGATGTTTTGCTCGATCAAGAAACCATTGAAGGCGAACAGTTCCGTCAGATTGTCACTGAGTATATTGAACTGCCGCAAATCAATTTGGCAAAAAGCCACTAA
- a CDS encoding peptidase C15, whose product MHPKILLTSFTTWLAHQPSNASDDLLAEVASRIPSPEQFAFLRQLPVDTAQASQIAIAKIKTWQPDAIVCCGMAERRADLSVESTAYCGQECLQTPVNLKTLLTDLERVKISHDAGKFVCEGLYYAVLHFLHTQALSASCLFVHVPILTPTNKAVILEDFLAILQRLQNPETF is encoded by the coding sequence ATGCACCCAAAAATCCTGTTAACCTCCTTCACCACCTGGTTAGCGCATCAGCCTTCCAACGCCTCCGACGATCTGTTAGCAGAAGTGGCTAGCCGTATTCCCTCCCCCGAACAATTCGCCTTTTTGCGCCAGTTACCCGTCGATACCGCACAAGCCAGCCAAATTGCGATCGCCAAAATCAAAACCTGGCAACCCGACGCGATCGTTTGTTGTGGCATGGCAGAACGTCGCGCCGATTTAAGCGTAGAATCCACTGCCTATTGCGGTCAGGAATGCCTGCAAACCCCTGTTAACCTCAAAACTCTCCTCACCGACCTAGAGCGCGTCAAAATTAGCCACGATGCCGGAAAATTTGTCTGTGAAGGTCTTTATTACGCCGTTCTCCACTTCCTCCACACCCAGGCTTTAAGCGCCTCTTGTCTCTTCGTTCACGTTCCCATCCTCACCCCAACCAACAAAGCGGTTATCCTAGAAGACTTTCTCGCTATTCTCCAGCGCTTGCAAAACCCAGAAACTTTTTAA
- a CDS encoding NADPH-dependent FMN reductase: MVKIVGIAGSLRPNSYSHLALQLTAQRLQVLGAQVEILDLRQLNLPFCNGQQEYPDHPDVERLRQTVQQADGLILVTPEYHGGVSGVLKNALDLMSFDHLGDKMVGLISILGGQANSNALNELRLIMRWVHAWVIPEQIAVGQAWNAFTEDGKIKDEKLSQRFDALAQSLVESSRKFQSAA, encoded by the coding sequence ATGGTCAAAATTGTTGGAATTGCAGGAAGTTTGCGGCCCAACTCCTACAGCCACCTAGCGTTGCAGTTAACAGCCCAACGCCTTCAAGTGTTAGGGGCACAGGTAGAAATTCTGGATTTGCGCCAATTGAATCTGCCCTTTTGCAACGGTCAACAAGAGTATCCCGACCATCCCGATGTCGAACGCTTGCGGCAGACCGTTCAGCAAGCCGACGGGTTAATTTTAGTCACCCCGGAGTATCACGGGGGAGTCAGCGGCGTCCTCAAAAACGCTTTAGACCTCATGAGTTTCGACCACCTCGGCGACAAGATGGTCGGCTTAATCAGCATTTTGGGCGGTCAAGCCAACAGTAACGCCCTCAACGAACTGCGTTTAATCATGCGTTGGGTTCACGCTTGGGTCATTCCCGAACAAATTGCCGTCGGTCAAGCGTGGAATGCCTTTACGGAAGATGGCAAGATTAAAGATGAAAAGCTGTCGCAACGCTTCGATGCCCTTGCCCAAAGCTTAGTAGAGAGTTCGCGCAAGTTCCAGTCTGCGGCTTAG
- a CDS encoding DUF3370 domain-containing protein: protein MQLSKTWLRWAIVPCLPFLLAQTPAETPPQEIVKPQEVRPLPGQLDSVPVFNSNSPELVLSEGILLSTFPPAGKRSQQAHLNFPFRGRFDIFAHHVARAEPPDNLRTLYLGIVLHNPGSQTVNVDILQAASYLSQPDAPFIQLPPVVENPDGQVYAGPGSRVMSDILRGRRQADFPASISIPPGEYRLVLNAPIPVRELTPPLNGRSTLMRLRSSDTVYAASLSQFARLNPDGSERAPNLAEWQQILNKGDLATPRDRTPTPPDATGSIIYGRVAGVARGSQWRANLGNPHLTIPEPGQAFSYGISTLRGGMQGTGQIQTAPMLVRYPDTAYEAHGNYGIHYNLALPLHNPTNRPQTVTVKLQTPLKEDRLSAGGLRFLDPPAAQVFFRGTVRVRYPNAQGNPQTRFVHLVQRRGQQGEPLATLNLAGGDRALVEVDLLYPPDATPPQMLTVETLSLSASLSAE from the coding sequence ATGCAACTTTCCAAAACCTGGCTACGATGGGCCATTGTACCCTGCTTGCCATTCCTACTCGCTCAAACGCCTGCGGAGACTCCCCCCCAAGAAATTGTGAAACCGCAAGAAGTCAGACCCTTACCGGGGCAGCTAGATAGCGTTCCGGTGTTTAATAGCAATAGTCCTGAACTGGTTCTGAGTGAAGGAATTTTACTTTCCACCTTTCCACCCGCCGGAAAGCGATCGCAACAAGCGCATTTAAACTTTCCATTTCGGGGTCGTTTTGATATCTTCGCCCATCACGTCGCCCGTGCGGAACCCCCAGATAACCTCAGAACCCTGTATTTGGGTATCGTGCTGCATAACCCCGGTTCCCAAACCGTCAATGTTGATATTTTGCAAGCCGCCAGTTACCTCTCGCAACCCGACGCGCCGTTTATTCAACTCCCCCCAGTGGTAGAAAATCCTGACGGACAGGTGTATGCTGGCCCTGGGAGTCGGGTAATGAGCGATATTTTACGCGGCCGTCGTCAAGCAGACTTTCCCGCAAGTATTAGCATTCCTCCTGGAGAATATCGCCTCGTCCTGAATGCGCCAATTCCCGTTAGAGAGTTAACCCCCCCATTGAATGGTCGCTCTACTTTAATGCGCTTGCGGAGTAGCGATACCGTGTATGCTGCGAGCTTATCGCAATTTGCCAGACTCAACCCCGACGGTAGCGAACGCGCCCCCAATTTAGCAGAATGGCAGCAAATTTTAAATAAAGGGGACCTTGCTACGCCGCGCGATCGCACTCCCACCCCACCGGATGCCACAGGCTCAATTATCTACGGTCGGGTTGCAGGTGTCGCTAGGGGTTCCCAATGGCGAGCAAACTTAGGTAATCCCCATTTAACCATACCCGAACCCGGACAAGCCTTTTCCTACGGGATTAGCACCCTGCGAGGGGGAATGCAGGGAACCGGACAGATTCAAACTGCACCTATGCTCGTCCGCTATCCCGATACCGCCTACGAAGCGCACGGTAACTACGGCATTCACTACAATCTTGCCTTACCCCTCCATAATCCCACCAATCGCCCCCAAACGGTGACGGTGAAGCTGCAAACCCCCCTCAAAGAGGATCGCCTCTCCGCTGGAGGGTTGCGTTTTCTAGACCCCCCTGCTGCTCAAGTCTTCTTCCGAGGAACCGTTCGGGTACGCTATCCCAACGCGCAAGGAAACCCCCAAACCCGCTTTGTCCACCTGGTACAACGAAGAGGTCAACAGGGAGAACCCCTCGCAACACTGAATTTAGCTGGAGGCGATCGCGCTTTGGTTGAAGTAGACTTACTCTATCCCCCAGACGCCACTCCTCCCCAGATGTTGACAGTGGAAACCCTTTCTTTGAGTGCTTCTCTAAGTGCTGAGTAG